The following proteins come from a genomic window of Candidatus Zixiibacteriota bacterium:
- a CDS encoding LPP20 family lipoprotein, producing the protein MNDTKNIQLLSCGWRTSSCANLHTLQLCIIAFLITITACGHTQKQPAQRISEKKRLADKIDPQTRYPHEWYITATGSGDTKESAEKKAINGIAQTIKVDIKSQQMLVENYLEKGTSDNMKLQATTSFTNQIDLTTQQNLKNINIAKTWLSDEDGLYYAFAYMDRSETSDILIKDLEILDKDIAAYYQAMQESENKLTALANITKALSLAVERDIKSEQLNSISLGNREYTPAIKSTELIGARHDLAKTIGVMLDLKFDKWDEFPATVAEVLGAYGLRIVDVNPDIIVSGKMNMEHLERKGFFVRWYVELHFTETASNSEFLTYSDDSREGHKSYGEAERRAAKRMSVALRKDLYKKFGEHLESMLGGK; encoded by the coding sequence CCTGCGGGCATACCCAGAAACAGCCAGCTCAGCGTATCTCGGAGAAAAAGAGGCTGGCGGATAAAATCGACCCTCAAACAAGATATCCGCATGAATGGTATATCACCGCCACCGGCTCGGGCGATACCAAAGAGAGCGCCGAAAAGAAAGCGATTAACGGCATCGCCCAGACTATCAAGGTGGATATAAAATCACAGCAGATGCTTGTTGAAAATTATCTGGAAAAGGGCACCAGCGATAATATGAAGCTTCAGGCAACGACCTCTTTTACAAACCAGATTGATTTAACGACTCAGCAAAATCTGAAAAATATCAATATTGCCAAAACCTGGCTTTCGGATGAGGATGGCCTCTATTACGCTTTCGCCTATATGGATCGTTCCGAAACCTCTGATATATTAATCAAAGACCTCGAAATACTCGACAAGGACATAGCGGCATATTATCAGGCTATGCAGGAATCAGAAAACAAGCTGACTGCGTTAGCTAATATTACCAAGGCTTTAAGTCTGGCTGTCGAGAGAGACATTAAAAGCGAACAGCTTAATTCTATTTCGCTGGGAAACCGTGAATATACGCCGGCAATAAAATCGACCGAGCTGATTGGCGCCCGTCACGATTTAGCCAAGACCATAGGCGTTATGCTCGATTTAAAATTTGATAAATGGGATGAGTTCCCTGCCACTGTGGCTGAGGTTTTAGGTGCTTATGGTTTGCGCATAGTCGATGTTAATCCGGATATAATAGTTTCCGGCAAGATGAATATGGAGCATCTCGAACGCAAGGGCTTCTTTGTGCGCTGGTATGTCGAGCTTCATTTCACGGAGACCGCCTCCAATTCGGAATTCCTCACCTACAGCGATGATTCCCGCGAGGGCCACAAATCGTACGGAGAGGCAGAACGCCGCGCCGCCAAGCGGATGAGTGTTGCCTTGCGGAAAGATTTGTATAAGAAGTTTGGCGAGCATTTGGAATCGATGCTGGGAGGGAAGTAG
- a CDS encoding M3 family oligoendopeptidase yields the protein MTEKSIAPRWDLESVFSGGSKSKEYAKFRAQINAKLEVAEKDVERLAGKSDSSTYEKWGKFILDMQQLYREIYHASSFAGCLVSQDVDDTEGHKIDAEIDVYSAQWQSMMTNFEELSLKLSDDEWDKFIAAAKLDEIRFFLDQIREKAKDKMPPEYEKLVLDLAVDGYHGWNRLYDKMAGDLRVDFTENNETKNISMGQLAPKMDAPDRNIRKQAFEKMTEAWESRAELSALTLNSQAGFRLALYKNRGWDSPLFEPLKNARLKKETIDAMWSVISKAAPGFNKYVDARKKLLGIDRYMWYDQTTPVGKLDKTYSYKEAGDFIVEHIGSFSKEMGEFSKMALDNNWIEAEDRPGKAAGGFCTGLPMKKQSRIFMTYTQTFGDLSTLAHELGHAYHSWVLKEKPIFASRYPMTLAETASTFNELRVKDAALELASDKQEKLMMLDQKLQDAYIMLCNIHARYLFDSVFYEERKKGIVSRQQLDEIMVDAQKKAYAGTLDEKDGWHPMFWASKLHFFFTGVPFYNFPYTFGYLFAIGIYDRAVKEGSSFAGAYKALLADTGGMMTEEVAKKHLGIDLTKEDYWQDAVSRAMADIDSFVKLAEEV from the coding sequence ATGACTGAAAAAAGTATCGCCCCCAGGTGGGATTTGGAATCCGTATTTTCCGGCGGTTCTAAGTCCAAAGAATATGCCAAATTCAGGGCGCAAATTAATGCTAAACTTGAAGTGGCTGAAAAAGATGTTGAACGGCTTGCCGGCAAAAGCGACAGCTCTACATACGAGAAATGGGGTAAATTTATCCTCGATATGCAGCAGTTGTATAGAGAAATTTATCATGCCAGTTCTTTCGCCGGATGTCTTGTCAGTCAGGATGTGGACGATACCGAAGGCCATAAAATCGATGCTGAGATTGACGTTTACTCTGCTCAATGGCAGTCGATGATGACTAATTTCGAGGAGTTGTCCCTTAAGCTATCCGATGATGAATGGGATAAATTTATTGCCGCCGCCAAATTGGATGAAATCAGATTCTTCCTCGATCAGATCAGGGAGAAGGCGAAAGATAAAATGCCGCCCGAATATGAGAAGTTGGTTTTAGATCTGGCGGTAGATGGTTATCATGGCTGGAACCGTCTGTATGATAAAATGGCAGGCGATTTACGGGTTGATTTCACCGAAAACAACGAGACTAAAAATATCTCAATGGGGCAATTAGCGCCCAAGATGGATGCGCCCGATAGAAATATCCGCAAGCAGGCATTCGAGAAAATGACCGAAGCCTGGGAATCAAGAGCGGAATTGTCGGCGTTGACATTAAACTCACAGGCTGGATTCAGGCTTGCCCTTTATAAAAATCGCGGCTGGGATTCACCGCTTTTTGAGCCATTGAAGAATGCTCGCCTGAAAAAGGAAACTATTGATGCTATGTGGTCGGTAATTTCCAAAGCCGCTCCCGGATTTAACAAATATGTCGATGCCCGAAAGAAATTGCTGGGTATCGATAGATATATGTGGTATGACCAGACAACTCCGGTTGGCAAACTTGACAAAACCTATTCCTACAAAGAAGCAGGCGATTTTATTGTCGAGCATATCGGCAGTTTCAGCAAGGAGATGGGTGAATTCTCGAAGATGGCGCTTGATAATAACTGGATAGAGGCGGAAGACCGTCCCGGCAAGGCGGCTGGCGGATTTTGTACCGGCTTGCCTATGAAGAAACAATCGCGCATCTTTATGACATACACTCAAACATTCGGCGATTTATCAACATTAGCCCATGAGCTGGGACATGCCTATCATAGCTGGGTACTTAAGGAAAAACCGATATTCGCCTCCCGCTATCCGATGACATTAGCTGAAACCGCTTCCACGTTCAACGAATTGCGGGTTAAGGATGCCGCCTTAGAATTAGCATCCGACAAGCAGGAGAAGCTGATGATGCTTGATCAGAAGCTTCAGGATGCCTATATCATGTTATGCAATATTCATGCTCGTTATCTTTTCGACTCTGTTTTCTATGAAGAACGCAAAAAGGGCATAGTCAGCCGCCAGCAGTTGGATGAAATCATGGTCGATGCGCAAAAGAAAGCTTATGCCGGCACGTTAGATGAGAAAGACGGCTGGCACCCGATGTTCTGGGCCTCCAAGCTGCATTTCTTCTTTACCGGTGTACCGTTCTATAATTTCCCCTATACATTCGGTTATTTATTTGCGATTGGTATCTATGACAGAGCTGTAAAAGAAGGCTCATCATTTGCTGGCGCTTACAAGGCTTTATTGGCAGATACCGGCGGCATGATGACTGAAGAGGTCGCCAAAAAGCATCTCGGCATCGACCTGACCAAAGAGGATTACTGGCAGGATGCTGTCAGCCGCGCAATGGCAGATATCGACTCGTTTGTCAAGCTGGCAGAGGAAGTGTAG
- a CDS encoding class I SAM-dependent methyltransferase has protein sequence MELKYITNSNREAWNEVTPIHQKARKVNLKEKFKVEGFSILDKYETEKLVDIPIKGKHVAQLCCNNGSETLSLINLGADSGVGFDISDEAIKEALELAEISGLNCDFIRTDVYDIGEEYYNQFDFIYITIGALTWLPDLNIFFSIVSKMLKDSGKIMIYDSHPITDIFLYENEEGFDSDNPLKIVNSYFRTEPWIDNDGIDYIGKTRYKSETTYSFTYRLSDVFNAVIRNGIVIEEFYENPHHLSPEHAPLEKGHKIPLSYILIGQKQ, from the coding sequence ATGGAACTAAAATATATCACTAACAGCAACCGGGAAGCCTGGAATGAAGTAACACCTATTCACCAGAAAGCCCGGAAAGTCAATCTCAAAGAAAAATTCAAAGTTGAAGGCTTTTCAATTTTAGATAAATATGAAACTGAGAAACTTGTAGATATCCCAATTAAGGGCAAGCATGTTGCCCAATTGTGCTGTAATAATGGCAGTGAGACTCTTTCGTTGATTAATCTCGGCGCCGACTCAGGTGTCGGTTTCGATATTTCCGATGAAGCGATAAAAGAAGCTCTCGAATTGGCTGAAATATCCGGCTTAAACTGCGATTTTATCAGAACCGATGTATATGATATCGGCGAGGAGTATTACAATCAGTTCGATTTTATTTATATAACTATAGGCGCACTTACATGGCTGCCCGATTTAAACATCTTTTTCAGTATAGTATCGAAGATGCTAAAAGACAGCGGCAAAATTATGATATATGATTCCCACCCAATTACTGATATTTTTCTATATGAAAATGAGGAGGGCTTCGATTCTGATAATCCTTTGAAAATAGTTAACTCCTATTTCCGAACTGAGCCATGGATTGATAACGATGGCATTGATTATATCGGTAAAACAAGGTATAAATCAGAAACAACTTATTCTTTTACATATCGCCTATCTGATGTTTTCAATGCGGTTATTAGGAATGGTATCGTCATTGAAGAATTTTATGAAAACCCGCACCATTTATCACCGGAGCATGCGCCTCTTGAAAAAGGACATAAGATACCGCTTAGCTATATTCTCATAGGTCAAAAGCAATAG
- a CDS encoding DNA-binding protein yields the protein MKAKKINNGFFLRIDKDEEIISAITNFIISEKIQSGTITGIGALTEVTLGYFNRNNKQYNKQVFNGAYELLSLKGNISYANDEPILHVHCVLGDADCQTIGGHLFSGTVAVTGEIFIQTFQDKFTRKLNENFNLKLLDI from the coding sequence ATGAAAGCAAAAAAAATAAACAACGGCTTCTTCCTCCGAATCGATAAAGACGAGGAAATAATATCCGCTATAACAAATTTCATCATAAGCGAAAAAATACAATCAGGGACAATCACCGGTATCGGCGCTCTCACTGAAGTAACTTTGGGTTATTTCAACCGTAATAATAAGCAGTACAACAAACAGGTTTTTAACGGTGCATATGAATTGCTTTCATTAAAGGGAAATATTTCATATGCTAACGATGAACCGATTTTGCATGTTCACTGTGTGCTGGGGGATGCCGATTGTCAAACAATAGGCGGTCATCTCTTCAGCGGAACCGTAGCTGTTACCGGGGAGATATTTATTCAGACATTTCAAGATAAATTCACCCGTAAGTTAAACGAAAACTTTAACCTTAAACTGCTTGATATTTAA
- a CDS encoding SAM-dependent chlorinase/fluorinase, with translation MKKIVTLITDFGTSDGYMGAVYGVLKSINPEIDIIIITCAVPPADIRKASRALINSCSFYPDETIHMVVVDPTVGPKRRSIIVRDERYYYIGPDNGVFTPVFKSSSDYECFQINNPKYRLTTGSETFYGRDLFAPAAGYITLGVPLDDFGPKINDPVIINEPLPEKIKNDIIGKVIDIDFFGNLVTNIPADMVKQDSKFIVCGCKITGLSKSYADVEAKQPLAYIGSTDYVEIAINGGHAANYFGALIYEEVKVVDYNN, from the coding sequence ATGAAAAAGATAGTAACGTTAATAACCGATTTTGGTACCTCAGACGGCTATATGGGAGCTGTATACGGTGTCCTCAAATCGATAAATCCCGAGATAGACATAATAATTATAACCTGCGCCGTCCCGCCAGCCGATATAAGAAAAGCATCACGAGCTCTGATAAACAGCTGCAGTTTTTATCCTGATGAGACTATTCATATGGTGGTAGTAGACCCAACTGTCGGCCCTAAAAGGCGCTCTATTATAGTCAGGGATGAACGTTATTATTATATTGGCCCGGACAATGGCGTTTTTACGCCAGTGTTTAAATCATCAAGCGATTATGAATGCTTTCAAATTAACAATCCTAAATACCGCCTGACTACCGGTTCGGAAACTTTTTATGGTCGAGATTTATTTGCTCCGGCAGCAGGCTATATCACGCTTGGCGTACCGCTTGACGACTTTGGTCCCAAAATCAACGACCCGGTTATAATAAATGAACCATTGCCCGAAAAAATCAAGAATGATATTATCGGCAAAGTTATTGATATTGATTTCTTTGGCAATCTGGTAACCAATATTCCAGCTGATATGGTAAAGCAGGATTCAAAATTTATTGTCTGCGGCTGTAAGATAACCGGATTAAGTAAAAGCTACGCCGATGTTGAGGCCAAACAGCCGTTAGCTTATATCGGTTCTACGGATTATGTCGAGATTGCTATCAATGGCGGTCATGCCGCCAATTATTTCGGCGCCCTAATCTATGAGGAAGTTAAGGTAGTTGATTACAATAACTAA
- the tatC gene encoding twin-arginine translocase subunit TatC: protein MSDEIYSEQSNEMPFLSHLEELRWRLIKIIAAIIICAVAAYIFSDYLFQALWYPLNQAAPELKIHYFKVTEGFTTRLKLSIVGGAIAASPIIFYQIWKFVLPGLYDREVKVVMPIVLFSTLFFFVGTLFCYFILLPYGLGFFYTQAPEGTQPTLMMGDYLSFILMLILAFGIVFQLPVVSFFLGKIGLISSKFLAKGRRYAVLIIAILAAVLTPPDFISQLGIGIPLYILYEISIIIVKLTGSAEKQESASKNLTG from the coding sequence ATGTCGGATGAAATCTACAGTGAACAGTCAAATGAAATGCCTTTTCTTAGCCATCTTGAGGAGCTTCGTTGGCGTCTTATTAAGATAATTGCGGCAATAATCATTTGCGCAGTGGCGGCTTATATATTTTCGGATTATCTTTTTCAAGCTCTATGGTACCCCTTAAACCAAGCCGCGCCCGAATTGAAAATACATTACTTCAAAGTTACTGAGGGTTTCACGACTCGCTTGAAACTATCGATAGTTGGCGGCGCTATTGCCGCCTCGCCGATAATCTTCTACCAGATATGGAAATTCGTCCTGCCAGGACTATATGACCGTGAGGTTAAAGTGGTTATGCCGATTGTGTTATTCTCAACCTTGTTTTTTTTCGTAGGCACTTTGTTTTGTTATTTCATCCTTTTGCCGTACGGATTAGGTTTCTTTTATACTCAAGCTCCCGAGGGTACTCAACCGACATTAATGATGGGGGATTATTTAAGTTTTATCCTAATGTTGATATTGGCTTTCGGAATAGTATTTCAACTTCCTGTGGTATCATTTTTTCTTGGGAAAATCGGGCTAATTTCATCGAAATTCTTAGCTAAGGGGCGACGCTATGCGGTGCTGATTATCGCTATTTTGGCGGCAGTTCTCACACCGCCGGATTTTATCAGCCAACTTGGTATAGGAATTCCATTATACATATTATATGAAATCTCTATCATAATTGTTAAGTTGACAGGCTCTGCAGAAAAACAGGAATCAGCCTCAAAAAATCTGACAGGGTGA